In Dermacentor variabilis isolate Ectoservices chromosome 1, ASM5094787v1, whole genome shotgun sequence, the genomic stretch cactagctgattccaacttgcgcctgcaatttcttcatttcatcaccccacctagatTTCTGCCGTTCTCGACCTTGGCACCAATTGGCACCCATTGACAACGACCTTGATACCTATTCTGTAATTCTAACGGTGCACCgcttatctgccctacgcattacatggcttgccctgctccatttctttctcatcATGTCAACTAAAATATCAAATCTCCTCGTTTACTCTCTTACCCGCACCGCTGCCTTCCTGTCTCTAGACGTTGCATCTAACATctctcgttccatcgctctttgtgcagtcctcaacttcttctcgagcttttttgttaacctcgaagtttctgccccatatgttagcatcggtagaatgcagtgattgtacacgtTTCAATGAcagcggtaagctcccagtcaggatttggtaatgctccccaactaattattattattcttcaAATTTAGTTTTCATGATCGGGACCTCCTGTGAGTAATTCACCTAGACAAACGTACTACCACACAGACTCAAGGGGCTATCTGGCAATCATGAATTCTTGTACCCTATCCAGGCAGTTGAACATTACCTCTGTTTtgtgcatattattcttcagccCTACTCTTACATTTTCtcggctaaggtcctcaatcattggTTGCAATTCATCCAAAGtgttgttgaacaggacaatgtcacctgcaaatcGTAGGTTGTTAAGATAATGGTCGTTGaacctcactcctaaccattcccagtctaacagcttgaatacttctgcagtgaatagcatcggagagattgtgtctcttttcCTGGtacctttcttgataggtaatttttttttaactttcttgtGGTGAAACAAGGTAGCTCTGGAATCTTTATAGATATTTTCAAGGAGATCAGGTAGAATTCATGGAATCGTCAATgctgataaacaagaagaaagcaagCGATATTCGAAATGATAACGGCCGAAAGATTGAGGAAACAGTAAGAAATGGCCGCAGcataaaatcagtgagaagaaaatttGGCATAGGACAGGAGAaaatgtatgcagtgaaagataaatAGGGTAATGCCATCAGCCTACTTCGATGGTACAGTAAATGCATCAGAAGGATTCTATACTAACCTGAACAGTACCCAAGCAGCCACGCAGCCTTCACTGGAATTAGTGATCAACGAGATACAGAGGTTCCTCCTATAACTGGCGATGAAGCTAGAAGGGCGTTGCAAGGCACGGGGAAAAGAGGCAGATACGTGACTGCATTTCACAGATGGTGGTGAAACTGGTGGAATCTAATTCAGTGCACTAATTTCTAGGGTTGGGTTTGACGAAATTATGTGTATGGCTGCTTGCCATTAGGGCAAACGGTCACGCAGATCATTGTGTTCACAGAGGAAGATCATAAAATGTCAGGACGTAAGGCGGGACAATGCTATAGTCCAACTCGAGAGAAGGCCCCGCAGTTATCAGTCCATGGAGTACGCCACACCAGGAAATATTTTCTTAAACATGCGAAGAGACACATTGAGCTATGCCAATAGGTTAAATTACGGGGACTTCGCTTTTTCAAAACAATCATAGGTGTTACTCTGTAACCCTCAAGAAGTCCCTTAAGGGAGACGAAGGGAAGTAGTCAGAGAACTGTACAGGAACCGTAGGTGTGGTAGGCGGCGTGTGTTTGTGGTTTTTAAACCGATGGTCCAGTCAGCCGGTCAGTTGGGAGCAAACAGAGGTACATCATTTGATAGAATGGCCTGCGTGGCTTAGTAGGCAGTGCGCCGGTAAATATTTTAATGTATTAAGGTGGCGACAGTATTTCAATAACAAATTACTCAATCTAGATAATCAACATGCTAAATTCGGCTAAATGTCACTAATACAAAAAGCTTTATATTTAAAATAAGATATGATCGCCAATGCGCATTGCATGCAATGTGTGGGAATGCCTTGCCAACATAATCTACTCTTATGGTCATGTCACATGAGAAGGCACAGCCTTAATGTCCGCATTGGACATACATCAAATAGGGCCATACGTTTAGCTGCCGATGGCACTGAGCTCATGGAGCCGATGTTAGCACGTGAAAAATATGTGGCGCATTACTCAACCGTGTATTGGGATAGCCGGTTTTTATGTAGCCTATCTTCACATCGGTGTGCAATTATCAAATGAACAACAAACGATGGACTAGCGCAACATATGCGTCCCGCATAACGAAGACATTTTTAAGCTTCCTGGATACTTTAATTAGTTTTATGTTGAAATGAAATCAATGGTTCGACGACTTCTTGTCTGGTCGGTGGATTACgcccctttgggtcgtatcttgccccacaacgatgatcatcatctgtcttgtccgcatttcctttctttaacgctgcgagcccggtactttcaagtcacgaacggaatgcgcgttatcagtatgacagagcattctggacaggaaagtagcgagcgcatcgttttcaagaaaggaaactcgagcaagacagatgacggttattgttgtgaGGCGAATATACACCCCAGAAGGTGTACATTTGTGTAAGAGTGCGTGTTGAACGAATTAAATGTTGAGAACGCCGACCAAAGAAGATAGGTTAAAAAAAACTTTTAAGATGTTTCGGTTTCCGTAgggaagccttgttcacagaaGTAGGCACTTTTATTGGGCGCACTGTGGTGTGTCGTGTGTCTGTGACGGGCGATGTACGTATAATTTCATTTGTGATTATTACCATCTGAATTAACACGGCCCACATCTCCAGGATTCATCAGAGCTCCTCTCTTTTTCACACACACAGACCCCGCAAAGATAGCAAACAGTATACAACAAATCGGTAACTTTACAACATACCCTTAGGACCCTGCAGGTACTACCTGTTCATTTTCGAGACTTGAGGCTTCATACAGAATTTCCAGGTCGACATACCTACATTAAAAAAGCGGAACAAAGACAGAAATTTCGCATCAGTCTTCCTTTATGCTTCCACGAGATAACGAGTCCCACCGTTCAACGTGAGATACGGCAATACGATGAAACGTGATTAACAAGTGTACACAAACAATCTGTGGAATACGGTTCCCCGCCGGTCTTTGCCTATGTATAGCGAATTGCGCTCGCCCTCCTACGCAGTCCTACTTGCATCCAAGGAGTGGGAAGAAGAAAGCGCGTATGTGCCAGGAAACGTTTGCTTTCAATGCTATTGGCGCAATAGTcgatgcaataaaaaaaacggcTGCACCTTTTTCTTAATCATTATTGCAGTGACCGCTACAGAATAAATTACTCTCCGACGATAATTTTTCAAAACACGCATTCCTTCCATCGTGGACCATGCCAATGGCGGTGTGCCCTTGGTTATTACGAGGATCACAACGATAAGGAGGCGTCATGGGGTGCATCACCCACTCTTCACTAAGGATGATGTTACGGCACTCTGTACCGCTATTACCGCAATTACTTGGTTCAACGCAGCAGCGTCCACAGATTACAACCGTTAGatggaacgccaatgcgtttGTTGCCCACTTTAAGGCTGGATATCTCGGGAATAGGGCTAGTCTTACGATTTTTCCTAAGCAAACCGGACTTCACTACTGCTCTCCTTAACTTTCTCAATTGCAAATTCTGCCTTAAATTTGAGTAATTAAAATGATCATTAGGAATTTTTTTACTTGCTACTTGGACATCCTGATTTTTAAGCCGCAGTTTCCTCATCTCCCATAAATACACCTTAAACAGCAGAACGCCACCTGTTACACATCAATTTTCAATATATAACtgatataaaaaaattaaatactgGTATGTCTAACTCCCTTCTAATACTGACCTATGAAATCCCATAAAGCAGTTTTGACAGGAGAGTACTGACACGCATCAATCGTGAAAATTGTTGTTATTGTAAAATCGGACCAAGAAAAGGAAGACCTGTGTACAGAAAATTTTCCACTATAGGTTGAGCAAAAAACTGAAGCATTCTACGTAACTTTCACTTCGTACTTAATCGCTAATAAGCTGCAGCCAACTTTGTTAGCATTGTTGGGCATCTTTGGCAAATTTAacgctttagttttttttttcgcaattaaTTGTTTTCTCAGTCGTGTATGGTGCTGCTAACTTATCGAGGGACCGGTTGAAAGGAGATAAAAGTTTTGTGGACACTATTCATAATATGTAGGATTCATATCTTTATTGCCCTGTTTACGCATTTACAACTTTTCACTTAGTGAATAGATCCCTTGGTTTTTTCTTGCAAAGGATGTCTGCTTAGGCAGGTAATTGATATGGAATGACACATTTCGAGTAAATTTCGtagttatttttttctaaaagGGATTATTCGAATTAAACATAAATACACTGTATTACCGAGACGTGCACCCACTTGCCTGTTCCGGTTTTAGAGGGCCGCTCACCTCCCCGAGTTGCCGTATCAATACTGTATAAGCAAATCCACTCCTGTCTGGGACACATATTGGCCTGCAGTATcctgtatataaaaaaaataagtatCAACATTAAACATTTATTAATTTGAGAAGCGTTTACACCACATTTCACGAGTGAGCCTTTCGCATAATcaagggttcgacgaaagttcgtctggtcaggcatggaaatgaaggagatcacggtcactgaccaagtctcaTGAATAATCCGACGTTTCAGAACcacgtacgggttccttgttcctTGTTCACGAGCCTTTCACAGTACGTTCTACACGTTTTGAGgtatacgcttcttttttttttatttctgtacttttttgGTATGCGGCGTATGGTTGCTATTTGCTACATTATATCCTTAGCCgctcttacagcgaagctgttagcctctagttagtCTGAATTCTTCGTGGGCTCGTGCTCATCCAAGAACAGTGCCGCTACCTAGAGCCCGCGGTCACTCACACAGACCTCAAACGCCATCTGGAAAAGGGCTTTATCTTagagtttccacgtaacagaagtatgatttctcgtatattcgaattacaatccgacgcaatcatgtctgcagcttgtgtggaagtcatactttacgaattttctgacgcaatttgcTTTTAATATTTCAATTAGTTCCacaaggcacttgcgcttggcggagggcctagaagaatgaagATGTATGCTGCACGTCCGCAGGCGTGACGTGGGGTGGTGCTGGTCTAAAGTCGTCTAACGTCATTTGGGGTGGGGGTAATTGTCTAACGtcggtaacagcttcgctgtacaaccactttcacagggtggaatggaggcggatttttttcACTGAAAATCTCTCATTACAACAACAACGATGACGAAGATCCCAACAGCTACATTCTGTACTCCTAAGCGATAAAGGTTGTCGGCATCCCACATCATAATAACTTGCCTTTCGCGCCCACactttatacaaaaaaaaaaattgagaccgTTAGATatggatgaataaaaaaaaagtgttgacATGCACACAAGCGGGTGAAAATAAAGCGCGGTAAGTGTGGCTGTCTCTCTTCTCTTGTCCTTGGCTTTGTGCTGTTTTCCGTCCTGGAAAGGAAACCAGACgagcgtctggttgaccttcatgccttttctttctgtgctcgtcctttccttccccctttcctcgAAATCCACTTATTCATTGGCTTCTATCTCGGCTACTATACTAGCTGGCTACTCTATGATGTGGAAAGGCTGTAAAGGAAATTAAAGACGCAGTCCGTATGTCAGGCACTCCGCAGGTCAAGCAGTGTGCATGCCCTTAAATAGCCGAGCAACGCGTTTAGAGCCTTCTGCGTTGAACACGGTCTCGAAGGATTCTCTCCTCCGTCAAGGGGCAATCGTGCAGTTTGTCAAGCACAGTCGAGAGTGCTTTTTTATAGCCGCTCTTCAAAGTAGGCAGTGACGGAGGAGATACACCTGATCGTCTTCTCGCCACCGCAGATGTCGCAAGCAGAGCTATGAGCCTAGTGCAAAGCCACAACTTTATATAGGGCGGGGACGTTAAGGAAGTGGTTTATAGTCGTAAAATATGAGAGTTTCATGTGTAACGATGGCAGCCTGATATCACGACGCCTACATGTCACGTGCTAGCTGAGAGAACACCGCCATGAGCGCTCAACAATTACGCTCGTCATACGGAGTTGCGGCTTTTCTTCGATAAGAAGAGAGAAAAGAGATCAATCATCTTTGAACACAATACCTGTATTGATGGACGGGCTTTCTGCATGCGTTTTGCCTTTTTCTTTCATCCGCACTTCActtcctaaaaaaaaaacaagtactaATTAACTCGAGCTCACGTACACGTTCGTCAATTATACACATTACTACCCTACGGTGTTTCAGTGCCAACGCGACCGTCATAACTATTATTTAGACAATGTCGCGTTCATTAGCGTTATTTACATTTCTCCCTCGTACTTCTAGATGATATCAACCAACAGTTTGTTGCCAGCATTGCAAATATAATATTAATCAATTAAGAACAGCTTTTGTGTGTCTGGAATGCATGAAAGAAATtttcagattaaaaaaaagaaagcacaagaaaCACGAAGAACATTGCGCTGACACTTCAGTGGGGTTTGGCACCACTGACACAGGTGTCACGCATAACACAACCGCGCACTCTGAAACCTGTCAATCTCGCAATTAATTCCACCATAAATTCACCTTGCTTGTTCGCCTGTCCACCGTAGCAATTCTTATGCCTATCAAAAGAAAATTTACGCTAGAAGGAGTATTGCGTCAGCGTGTTCTGTGATGCGGGATCAAGGCGGCTAGGGTTGTGCGCGTGACATTACCGGCGCGGAACCAAAATTATTCGAACGAAGAATTCAAGCATATAAGGTTAtccaattgaatgaaatgaaAACGCTTAGATACTTTAGTGAGGCTACAATGAAACTTGCAATGCAGAACTACCAGGTGTGAGGAAGAAGCAAGGCCCCTGGCATCACAGGGAAGAGTGTGGGGCTAAAGAAAACAATCGAGGCGGTTTGAACGATTGACCATGTAACAAAGAGAGGCGAGCACTACGTCAACAAGAAAACAACGACGATTAATTTCGGCGTCACGAGAAAGCCATGTGGGCCTAAAGTAATGTTGCGCAAGTACCGTACAAACGAGAAAACTAAGCCGTATAAATTCACTCAAGACCGCGACCAAATTACCAACCTGGCTTATAAAAGAAAATCAGTTCGAGTTTCGATGGATCGCACATACCAAAATAACGCTGAAGCATAGTGTCTAGGAGGAGATGGAGCCTTTTCATTGAGCTTTTGGCATGCGAGTAAGTAAGACGGTGTGAACAATGTAAAAAATCACAAGTTCggggccagtaaagctttcgctttaaaacatggCATGCAGCGCAGAACGCAGTATCCCTGTGGTTCAGGAGCGAAGAAAACGCTGGCATCGCGTCGAGTCAGAATTTTAAGGATGATAGACACAGCTCAGTATAACGTTTTAGATTTCGCTAGCCTTATCACTCAGTCACCATATTCCTTCTTGTTCACAGAAAGGAGCTCATTTCTCCGCCTGTTATCTTGGAACGCCTGTTCCTGTTACATTCTAAGAGCGCGCTTGCGTGCGGCTGGACGCCGATCTTTATCGATGCATAACCACGACACCGCATCGAACACCGCCGCCGCTCGTACTTATCGTGGGCGTCCCAGCGAGAAACTGGCTCTGGCAACGACTTGAGGAAACAGGTATGCACATAGGACCAGGCGTCGGACACTGCGTTAAACGCCCTAGCAATTCTTCGCGGCGATTCAATGCTTAAACTTCAAGGACACTGACAGCACCACGCTCACGGCCTCGCTTAGCGCACGGCATCTGTACTACCTACCAGGCTCGACGCGGTTGCGGACGGCGTTCTTCCCACAGAAGGCGCAGTGTCTGGAATAAACAACTGCCGCCGCAGTGACAACAGCGGCGACAAAAACAAACACAGGACGCGCGACGCATGTGAACTCGAGCGCAGTCACGACCCGCTTTCGAAAGGGAAGCGGCAATTTGCGACAACGCTGCCTGCGCGCAGAATCATTGTCGCTAGCGTACGTGAATCGCTGCGTCATTGTTCGTTACCGTGCCTACGCTAATTAGCCGCAGCGGTGCCCCCTTCGAGCGCTCGCGCTTTTGGAGGAGAGACAAGTGGCCGTAAGGTTCGCGCCGCGACCAGAAGAAGCGTGCAGTGAAGGAAGGCCACGGCTACACGATGCACCTACGAGCGAGCCGGAACGGCCTGCGCAACAGCGCGGTGTTCGTCAGCACTCCATGCTCGAGCAAGTTTTCACAGCTTTTATGTTCCAAAATGGTCCCAATCAATTAATCTCGAACGAAAGAGGTAAACATAAACTTGGCACGCGAAATAACAGAAGAGGATGCCGTGCGAAGGATGCTTCTCTCGCATTTAGCCGGGGGGTCTTAAACCCCCGCGGAGTGCATAGGTCAAGGAATTGAGTTCACAGCAAATCAACTTCCAAACCTATGTGCATGCGGATGactgtgtgtgcgtgtttatGGCACCCTCGTGCACTTGTGTTCCGCGTATATGCCTGTACGTTTCGCGCACCGTTCAGTGTGTTCCTTCAGTTAGAGACGTCGAGTAGAGAGGAATGATTAAAGCGGTCTGGTTGAAACCTAGGGCGTTCTCGTTCAGAGAGCAAAACCGGTTGCATTAGTATCGTCGCCACCCACTCACAATGTTGGACATTCGCGAACCGTTAGATAGGAGTGTCTCTGAGACTGGCTATGGGCGTGGCGCGCACATGTGGTGTAGTGGCTCGGTCGTCGAGCCGCATCCCGTCTTGCAGAAGCTGTGCGCGCACTTCCTTACAGAGCGGCCGCTCACAAGCGGTGCACGTAACTATACCGAGAACCGAGGACGTTAGGTGCGTTGGCAGGAAGGTTATCCCCCAGGGCTGGGGACAGGCGGGCAATCGGCGCAAGTCGATATCTCTGCATAGTAACGAATGCACCTGGCAGTGAGGCAAGCGAGTGCCTCGAAGGACGCGGAAGCCGCATAAAAAGCGCCAGCCAAACGTTGAGCGGGGCTGTTGTCACTTCGGACGCGCTCTTGTGCACTTGTGCAAATTCCGTTCACGCGACGACACAAACGATGAGGATGGGTGGTCAGGTAAGACTTCTCTCAGCGCTATGTATGACTGCTCTGCCTTTGGAGACACATTTGGGGGTGGATGCGTGTCCAAGAGGCTCTGATGCATGCACGAACGCCTGAAGTTTGCTTCCTTAAAACATGTGTGTCATTCATCCGCAACGTGTACAGTCTGATGCTGGGATGTATATTTATGGCCCCAGATGTGAGTGCCCGCCATATCGTCAATTTTTATCGCTGCCGTGCTATTGCCGAATGCCCACGCACCATAATTCGTGATGATTTAAGCTTTCTCCGCTGCGCGTTACGCAGGTCAATCAAGAGGTGATTGAGAAAAACACATGTTTCTTTAGAAAGTTTTTAACGAAAACATTTGCACAACCTACCAATAGTGTGCTTCGAATAACTTTTGCCCATGAGAAGCAGCTTACGCGGATGCAGATTGTATTGTATTTGACGACGTCGTGTCTTCTATGTTAACTAAGAAGCCACAACAGCAAGAATTACGTAACCCAGATGCACATATGTTCACCTTGAGACATGCTAGACGTATACACAGAAGCGAGCCGAGCGTGGAAGTATTAACTTTGAACTTTTTGATATGCCAGATGTGTAACAGACCATATAAATCTTAAATAATTATTTCATATTGTTGTCCCTTAAAGTCATCACGGGAACTGTGCGTTCTTTGTTGAGAGCACGTATATACGAATGGACTGCTTTTCCACCGCGTACTGTAAGGGGTGCCGTGGGAATGCATAACGTACACAGTTGCGGCGCTCTAACGGCTATGTTCCACTACATAGTAGAATACCCAACTGCATGGCCGTATGGCGACTTGACACTTGCATTAAAGGGGGAATCACTGCTACGACGCCTAATGTTATTGGGCTTTTGTGGAAATAACAGACAACGACCGAAGGCACGGTGCACTTAGAGCATGCTGCGGTGCATTTTGGTAGTTGTGGTATCAGTGTTATGAACTGTAAAGGCACCTCCCTAAACGAAGTAACGTTTCTATATATTCGGCTACTGACACTAAGAGACCTTGATGATCATTAACCCAAAGCATATAAGCATGGGGACCTTCACTTTATAAATTTACGCTAAGCAGCCCTCTGGAGCTTTACATTCAGTACCTTTGCATACGATGTAATCTAAAACATGTAAGGGCAGACGGATAATACCGAACGCCCTTGACACGCCATTAATATTGGACTTTTTCCTGCTAGCACACATCAGCTCGGCTCGTTGGTGGCATACAAAGCTCGTTCCGTTATTAGAAGGCTTTCTTGTCACACGCCGAAAACACGACTAAAACACGTGCTATTTGAGGAAGCATGAAGTGAAAATTTTCACAGATTATGCCTTGTAAGCATCCGATATGGACTAAGGACGCTTTATTTTTCTAGGTTATTGATTGTCACTGATTGCAGTGCTACTTCAATGTTTATACAACTTTCTGTCTTTTGATGACGCTGAGCTAAACAGTGTATGTTCCTGACTCactcaacctcccccccccctccacgcaAGTATGCACAACAAGATTTGTAAAATGTGCGAAGGCTACATAAGCTTTATGCACACCACACAGGCGCTCACGGTTCCCATCGGTGCTCTGCAACATCCGGCTAATATCGGCATGTTCGCTCTTCTGGTGCCCCGTGAAGCGCGTGGACTACTCAACAATGAATGTTCTATTTGTCCGTTTCCTGCTGTATAATTAGCTACATTGCATTGTACTAGACTAGCGTTGCCACCTTTGTCGTGTTGTGATTGGCGCAGTTTGAAATCATGGTTACGTCACATTAGCATATTGTGGCGTCGACGGGCGCGTCTTAAaatatttttgccaatatttttgCTTTCTTAGTGATACTATAACAGAGAGCTACGAAGCGGAGTTTTGAAAGTGCGATGAACTGTTTTACTGAGGGCTTCATTGCGAAAGGCTGTTGTAGACTAATAGTGTCGATAAATATTTGGTTTTTCCTAGGGTGTAATATCGAGAATTGCATTCTTAATCAAGGTTAAAATTGCTTCTTCTATGCAAACGATCCTTTAAAGGTGTGTAAGAATGCGAATTACGTAAACATTATAGTACTCTTGCGTGTGTGATTTCTTTTACTGCGACAGAAGAAGCCATGAGCGATATCGTCAATTTCCTGTTAAGTTTGCACTCAGGATGCCCATAGAAGCATTATATTCAACTGAGAGGTATACATATAAGAGTGTTCAAAAGAACTCGCATGGTCAGTTTAGTGGCTAGTACATGTCACTGCAGCACGAAGCTTGATCGACAAGTAAGTTTCATGAATCGCCAAAATTTATGCATTTGAGCAAAGAAGAAACCAAACTGGTAGCTTTTATGGGCACTGATTTCTCTTGTTCGGTTGAAGCAGTGGACTAATTTATGAACGTGAAATGTCGCTGTCTCATCTCTTCGTCAAACGCGTTCATGTTAGGGGAAGGGGTATTATCACTCATCTTTGAGCGGAAGATGGCAGGTGAAAGAGTCAAGGGGCAAAGTCCCCGTGTTTATTTGTCACAAAATTCTTTCTGTTTCGCTCAAACACTTGATGTTCCTTGATAAAACACGAGCTAGAGTCGGATAGAAGATAAGCTTATGTCGACATGGCGTATTAAGCTTACACTATTTACCATGAGTAAAAATGCTTCATTTTCTGGTAACTGCTTCATCCATATCCCTCTATATAGCCTAGCACCTCATTGGACGTTCAGTCCGCATAAAAATTTCAAGGCAACTGCGCACGTGAGTGGGACCGGTTGTCGAACGACGTACCCGAGACTCTGTAAAGGTCCCATTACTCCAAGCCCGAATAATTCAGGAGACAGAGTTCCTTCATTGGACTCAGGGGCTACACATGACCAGGGAgttattctgtttttcttttcttccttttttttcttgaacaggTGAACGTAGAAAAACCGAGCACCAAGAGATCATGTCGTCTAAAATTGCTCTGGAGTGACGAGGGATATTTCCTGTGTAATAGAGCTCCCTTTGAAAGATGCGAAAAGCGGCTGGGAAATGCGTTCACGAGCCTTGCTACTGACGAGGGGAGGCTAACTTTTCCCTCAAGAAGTGCAGGGACAAAGCCATCTGATATATTTTGTCGGTTAcggcaaacgaaaaaaaatgtgtggAGTGTCTTAATTGGAGTGTGGAGTGTCTGGCGTAATTTCGATCTCATTGACTACAGGCGCTCGCCTGGCTCGTGGTTGCTGCCTGCGTCGGGCCAGCTCTCTCCGGGTACGTGGTGCGCCGTCGTGTCTACGGCGGTGGTGGATACGGCGGTGGTGGATACGGTGGTGGTGGATACGGCGGTGGTGGATACGGCGGCGGAGGATCCGGTGGCAGTGGATATGCCACCACGAGGTACCACTCtggcggtggtggctacggtggCGGTGGAGGTGACTACGGCAGACAGGGTGGTTACGGGGCCACTACCAGCTACCGAAGCGGAGGAGGCGGCTACGGTGGTGGCGAATACGGGTCCGGAAGCGGCTACAGGTCGTACGGAG encodes the following:
- the LOC142571533 gene encoding uncharacterized protein LOC142571533; translated protein: MRMGGQALAWLVVAACVGPALSGYVVRRRVYGGGGYGGGGYGGGGYGGGGYGGGGSGGSGYATTRYHSGGGGYGGGGGDYGRQGGYGATTSYRSGGGGYGGGEYGSGSGYRSYGGGYGGGSRGYGGGGYGGGGYGGGKSYTSSVSYGGGRYGSSGYGSGGYGGSGYGGGGYGSGGYSGGGYGGSGYGKGSYRAARSYGRGGYGGGYSGSYGGGYGGSGGYGKSYYKW